A region of the Stieleria neptunia genome:
TGTACCTACAAGATCGGCCTCGTAATTCGGTATGGTTAGTAGTACGCATTCGACGCGATCGACCCAAATAATCGCGATAATCCGACCCGGCTCTCACGGTCCTCTCACGTTGGATTGCTAACATTCACTGATAGCCGAAGCCATTGTGACTTTGGCACCGACTCATCACGAAGGATTGAAAAATGAAACGAATCATCGCCACTGCGGCCGTCTGCACGATCGGCCTGTCCACCGCTTGGGCACTCAAGCCGCACAATCATGAAGGTCACGATGCCGAAGCGACCAAGATGAAGCTGTCCAACGCACCGACCGCTGTCCAAACCGCCATCAAATCCGCCGCCGGCTCCGCTACGGTTACCGACGTCGAAAAGGAAACTGAAGACGGGTTCACCTTGTACGAAGCCGCATGGAAAGTTGGCGACGTCGATCATGAGGTTAACGTCAACGAAGCCGGCGAAGTGATGGAAACCGAAATGTCCGTCTCCGGCGACGCGGTCCCCGCCGCAGTGCAAGCTGCCGCGATGAAGCATCTGCTCAAGGGTGCGACCGCCGAGTTTGAAAAGAAGATGGTGGTGCTGTACGAAATCGAGGCGATGGTCGACGGCAAAGAAGTCGAGCTGCTGGTCGATCCATCCGGCCGCGTCGTGGAACTCGAAGCAGACGACGACCATGAGGATGATGACGACGATGATGATGATGACGGCGACAAGGATTGATCTGTGCGCGTTCTAGTCATCGAAGATTACGAGCCCGTTCGCAGTGCGGTTGTCCAAGCGCTCTCCGAAGACGGTTACGCCGTCGATTCGGCGGAGGACGGGCGCAACGGCATGTGGCTGGCCAAGTCGGGTGAGCATGATGCGATTGTCTTAGACATCATGCTGCCCCATACCAATGGCATCGAAATTCTGGAATCGCTACGGTCGCAGCAACAGCACACTCCTGTGCTGTTGCTGACGGCGCTCGACGAAGTGGACCAGCGGATTCGAGGGCTCAATTGCGGCGCAGATGACTATCTCGTGAAGCCGTTTGCAATGGCCGAACTGCTTGCGCGTGTCAGGGCGTTAGTGCGTCGCAGCTTTGGTGATGGTGTGTCAGTGATTCAGGTTCGTGATCTGACGATTGATACTTCGGCGCGGTTGGTGAGTCGCGATGGTGAAGCGATCGAACTGACGGCCCGCGAGTACAATCTGCTGGAGCTGCTGGCGCGTCGGCGCGGCAAGGTGGTCACGCGAACAGAGATTTGGAAGAGCCTCTACGATATGGAAAACGAATCGACCAGTAATGTTGTCGATGTCTACGTCGGCTATCTACGCAAGAAACTGGACTTGCCAGACCAGCCATCGCTGATCGTTACACGCCGCGGTCATGGCTACGTGCTGGAGGCATCTGATTCGTGATTCGTTCGCTGCATGGTCGTCTGATCGCACTCGTCGGTGCGAGTGTGCTGATCCTATTTGCCATCAGCGGAATCTTCGTTTGTTTGCTGATCGAAGCGTCCCTCTGGTCCGAGTTCGACAGCGGGTTGCGGGATCGAGTTCAATCGCTCAGTCAATTGGTCGAGCAGGATCACGAAGGATTGATTTTTGAATGGCTTGAGGGCGGTGGCGTGGCAACTCCCATCGACTCAAATAGCGAAGTTTTATCGGTGTGGAAAGACGGCCAAGTTGTCAATCACTTCCCAACTCAGGCCGACAAACTCAGGCTCGACGTGGATTCGCCGCGTGACATCGTTGAAGTTCAACTAGCAGACGCACAACGGGGTCGAGCAGCATTGTTGCATTTCCAACCTCGGGTTGAACTGGAGGACATCAAGGACAGTGGTCTCGACGAAGTTCCGTCGGCTCGCGTCACGATTGCCTTTGCACGCCCCACTGCCGCG
Encoded here:
- a CDS encoding response regulator transcription factor; its protein translation is MRVLVIEDYEPVRSAVVQALSEDGYAVDSAEDGRNGMWLAKSGEHDAIVLDIMLPHTNGIEILESLRSQQQHTPVLLLTALDEVDQRIRGLNCGADDYLVKPFAMAELLARVRALVRRSFGDGVSVIQVRDLTIDTSARLVSRDGEAIELTAREYNLLELLARRRGKVVTRTEIWKSLYDMENESTSNVVDVYVGYLRKKLDLPDQPSLIVTRRGHGYVLEASDS